The DNA window CATACCCGTCGTATTGACCAGTAGTGACAACAACTGGCTTTATGGCTGGAAATTGAAGTCTGCAATTAATGAACGAGATTCTACGAGGGAAAATACATCAAGTATGCCGACAGAAGTTACAAATCCAAATATGAGGAGAGGCATTAGCAGAACTAACAGTTTAAAGAACTTGTTTAGAAGTAGATCATCAAGTTCAATCAATAGCATAACTCCACTAAGTAGCATGACCTCACTTGGCACTCCTGTACAGCAACAGGATACTTTCGAATCAAACAGACCTATTGTCAGCTCACATAGCTCTTCTAGGCTATCTAGTCTCCTTTCCTCATGTCAACAGGCAACTCAGTCAACCGTAAAGAACAGTGAATATATAGCATTCAATGCTCATAAAGCACCTACAACTTCTGTGGCAATGGCTCCTTCAGGAACAGCGAAAACGCTgtttttatcaaatgattTCCTGTCTGAATTGTACTTGGAAtactttgaagaaaatgatcGGTCCAATATATTCGAACTCAAATCTAAGAAAAGTAGCAATGACGAACAAGGAAAGAGATCTATGGTACATGCAACAGAAGCTATTAGTAGTATAATCGTGAGTGCAGACACGACAGGTTCCATCAGAATATTCAGGGCTGACATTCCTACAGTGCTTCGCAAGCGTGTCCTACAACAATTACAAGACTACAAGACTGAAATGAGTTCAAGATATCATAGTACAAGTTCTTTAGACAGATTGAATAAAAACTCACTCACGCCCAGAAATAATATCTTGAGAActaaatctttcaataacatCACAAATATGATCAatctttttgaaagctACAGTAGCTCCATACCTACAACCTCCTCTAGCACTCGTCCATCTTTAGCCAAGACACACATGGGCAAATTTGTGAGAACGTCCTTACCTGCAACGTCGTCCTCGCAACAAACGCATAGCAACAGCCCCACGAGTAGCAACTTTCAAGGAAACATTGTTCCATTGACTGTCTCGTCTCGGGATAGTTTGACCTCGACGTCATCAACAAGCTTAGAACAAATGATCATGCGAGGTCATGCATTGTCATCTGGTATAAGATGTAATGTGTGCAACGGAGCGAAGTTCGAACCGATCTCCTCCAACAAATTACAACAAGCCTACTATTGCACTGATTGTGGGACTACACTAAACAACTTTAGATAACCTTAGATATACTATATAGACATCATTTATTCATTGGTACTTATTTATCGCAATCAATTTGTTTGTTGTAGCCAATAAGCTTGCTGACCGagaaagtttttgaaaatgggACCTTATCTCGGCGGCTAAAatttacatatataaagCCCAGGaggaagaaagaaaaaatactAGATTCTTGCAACTTGGGGAAACTAGAGAACCGAAACAGCAGAAGGGAGAAGATGCTGTTGATGAAGCTCTACAATGGTCCTCTTCTTACTGCTTACGAATTTGCTATAGAATTATATGAAAGTATGAGGTTCCATATAGCCCTGAGGACCCAAAAACTGAGACGATCGTTAAAATCTAATTGCGTAATAAAGGCTATCAATGAAATGATCGAAGCGGTTCTGACTGATATTATCAGTGTGGGGCCTGTGCCTTACCATGTTTCGTTTATCATGGACGGTAATAGACGTTTTGCCAAATCATCGAACCTATCTCTTCAAAGAGGACACGAAGCAGGTGGACTGACTTTATTACACTTGGTTTATATTTGTAAGAAACTTGGTGTCAAATGTGTCAGTGCATATGCATTTTctatagaaaattttaataggCCAAAGAAAGAAGTCGATACGTTAATGCAACTGTTTTCTGAAAAACTGGATGAATTTACAACAAGATCCGCAGACCCAAATAGTCCATTGTATGGTTCATGTTTAAAAGTTGTGGGCGATCGTGATTTGCTCTCAGatgatataaaaaaaaaagtgagtCGAGCTGAAGAACTGACAAAATCTGAGAAAGGATTCACTTTAATCGTTTGTTTCCCGTACACCTCCAGGAACGACATATATCATACGATCTATTCAAGTATCTCTCAAGTTCAGaacaataaaataaaaactgACGATATCACCGTACGAACTTTTACAGAAAGTATGTATCTTAAAGAGTATGCTGATAAATGTGACATTCTAATACGAACAAGTGGCCAAAAAAGATTATCAGATTATATGCTATGGCAAAGTCATGAAAATTCCACGATTGAATTTTGTGATACTTTGTGGCCAGACTTCACTTTTTCTATGATTTACACGTTGATGTTACGTTGGTCATATTTCACtacaattcaaaattataataGAGTACAGTTTTCATTGAGACAAGAACTATCaaacaaattaaaaatctttaatagaaagaaaaaaatccCCATTGAATCATTTCCTGAACCTCCAGTTGCAGTAACCGTTTCTGGGAAGGagtaataatttttaaatACATTTTGCCCGTTTCTTCTGATGATCAGCATTTGTTATACAACAACGTACGTCATTTAATTGCGTGATCCTCTCCTTCCACATTTTCATgcaagaaatgaaaataatatataaaaaatttgctataaaattatcatgTATATTCAATATCCATTAAAATATCTTATAATCCAAAATGGAGGCTGTATAACTTATATACCATACTGTCATGCACTTCTATCATCTGTTAAGTCGGACAATAGGTTAGGATTGTCAGAATCTCTTTGACTGAATGCAGTATTggtatttgaaatagtCATTTCCGGAGATACATCAAGAACCGTGTTAAGTCTATCAGTTATATCTCTTATTTCTTGAAGGATTTGTGGCTCAGGTGTATTCGCTGTATTAGAATCTACATCCTCATTGATTAAATTTGTTTCCGTGCTTTCGTTTGGCATATTATGTGGCATGTCAGAGAATGGACCCGAATCCATCGGAGGTCCTTCATCTACAGTTTCATCAGTGGTAGACAATCCCATCGTCGGTTCTATGTCTACATTTcttgcattatttggtgtATTTGTTTCGGTGCCTGTAATTGATGTCCTTGTGCTTGAAGTAACTTCGTGGCACCAGTACCTATGAAATTGCCACGATTCTAATTGGCATTTTCTAGAGCAATATTTTGTCCTTTTACAACGGCGACATTTCGCAAATTGTCTAGGATACTCTTCCCATTTACCACAGGAAAAATTAGCACATTGACGAACACCTGTAAATTCGTCCTTTCTACAGGAGTTTCTCATTATTACTGAACTCCAATACATTATATCATTAATATTATACTTGGGGTAagtgaatttttcaactagGGGAaagatattcaaatttttcttcgacGTTATATTATTCCAGGTTCTATCATCCAATTCTTTAACAAAATTCTTATATTGGTAGTATTTCTTATAGTTTTCATAATTTATCTCCTGCTTACTCTTTAGCTCTGATTCGGCTAATTCATAGCTTATAATGTTGAAATTCTGAAATGGATCTTGAATAGAACACCTTCGACTTGTTTTATGCTTTTCGGTCATATTACGACATTTTGATGCCACACTTTGTAACTCAACCATGAACGGATCCTCGGTAGTTACTTTAGCCTTTGGTTCTGTATTCAATTTCGGTCTCTTATTTGTAgccaaataattttctaatttagGTTTCGATTCATTTGGCGTTTCATTCACTCTATTCTCTATTCTGGTTAATATTGGCCTGAAAGATAGTGATTTTACCAATTCAACTTTTTGGAGCTGTTTTTTCATATAAGTGTATTTGGAAATGAACGCTAGTAATTGTAAGGACCACACTACGTCGTCTTGATGAGGGATTAATTTTCCAAGATAAAATTCTCGAGGAGATTTAATCTTTACTGGATCAGTAATATCTTCGGAAAAACAtgtatcatcatcactattGTAAGTACCGTCTGTTGGTCTTGGGTTCTTGGCTGACCCATGATATTTAGCGTATCTTTTCCAAATCATTTCATAATTGGATGGAACCATCATAGCAGGCTTGAAAAAATCCTCATTCTTGAAGGAAACGTCATCTGACAGACTTAATGAATCATTACCCAAAAGAAACGCCAGGTATGCCATATAGTCCTCATCATGTTTCCTGAACATTTCGAATCCTGTCTTTAACGTTAGAGATTGAAATCCATATTTATAATATGAATCGGTGAAGAAATCGTAGTTACCGTGATAAATCAAGAAGTTATCCAAAATAGTAGCTAATATTGGGAGGATTCCCGATGACACAACTTGGGCTCTTATAGCCTCTGTACCTCTTGTGCCAGTCAATACTAGACATTGAAATGCCAGAGTCCATTTCCATGCGTTTAATGCTATCTTTTTCTGTGAGAATAATTGTTGCTCACGTTTATGCGAACTTATTGCTCGTGTGTCAATATCCAACGATTCATGAAGATTTAAATGGCAATCATGCAAAATAGCAACTAATCGCTCTAATGCACCGTCATTTGCAACAGTTTCACGAATTTTGGAAGAGTTTGATATCAGATATGTTAAATTATTCAGTGTATTAATCAATGGAATGTTTGAATTGGTATCTAACGCCTTTCTATTATAAACTGTGGAAGCTACCGTCGGTATGGGTCTATTTTGTGTAATTGAATAACTGGTGAATTTCCTCATTTCAAAGATGGACTAAATAAACgaaataaagatgaaaataaaggaaTGCTCAGGATTCGATCGATAAATCTCACCTAATGCTATTTTATAATGCAATAAAACTGATTTGTTTTGGGGGACTGTAATTCTGATAAAAGCTTGTCAAAAGGAAAGGAAATGCTAGCAAATAAGTGGTAAAACAaataaagaatatgaataataaatattgtGGAAGGATATCAGATCGATAGTAACTGATAGTGTGCAAAACAAGTAAAGATTCACTCTTTTGTCTTGAAGCGTTAaacttctttatttttgcCACCTTTTTATTTATACAGATTACTTTCCGATGCGACTATAAAATGAATCATATATAGTAGTAATCATAGAAACAGACGAAATATCAGGAGCCAAGAATTGGAGTACTGCAGCTGAATTTGGGACGCGAGAAGGGCAATGGAAGTTGCTATTTTTGGtaaggaaaagaaagcCTCGAAGGAATGGTCCCATTTCGAGCTATTCTCTTTATATCGTCCTGGGTTCAATCGTTCTTCGATGAAATGAAGTGAGTAGTCGCCGAGGAGGGCTAATGGCTAGATAGAGATGTTATTggttcaatttctttactCGTCATTATATAGGAGTCTTCTAAGTATATAGCCTGGGGTAAAGTTCACTGAATGGCTtgatatttcaattcatccTTGGATAAAATTTGGGCAGCAGTCCATTTTTCACCTGGAGATAAGACGACAAAATCGTGTACATGACCCGGTTCAACACAAACCATTTCCTTGTAACCAGTTTTTGGTTCGAAATCGCCCATTCCAccagatttttcaatccaTGGATTCCAAACAACCGAATCAGGTAAATTCACTCTTTTCACGGTATGAACTGGCTTTCCTTGATTAACCACTTGAATAACACGGTCTGCTTCGACGTTTTGGTAGATGACATCTTTTTCGCCATGGAATGTGACGCATGGATGCTTGTCAACGAAGGATTCCTTCAATAATTGATCGTAAAGTTTCATACCAACTAAATTGGAGATCATagtatcttcaatatctggAATCTTCAAATAAGTGTGGAACAACCAgttgaatttcaattctttagAGGAAGATAGGTTTTCAACCTCAATTTCAGTCTTTAAATAGTCGGAACCTAATTCGACTGTTAAGATTAAATTAAAATCTTCACTCCATAATTTGGTCATTTCTGGGTTAGAAAGTTTAGGGTTCAATCCGAATTGAACCGTTGGTGGGTTGCTTTTGACTTGACCAAGGAATTCCCAAGTAGAATTTCTTGCTAATCCATGCTGAGGTAGTTTACTTAATAGAGGATCAGATTCATTTTTACCAAAGACTGGAAAGACTAGTGGGATACCACCTCTAACTGGTTTGCTGCCGTCCAATTTAGCGGCAGTAGACAACCACAATTGTTCTTGACCGTACAATTTCCACGAGAAAACGGTTGCACCATATTTAAGAATGGTGACATTGGTGGAGCTGTCGGATGGGTGAGAGAGAATAACTTGAGtttcagtttcttcaatagCCATTGTTCCTGGAAGTGTATGGGAAGGGAAGAAAGTCAGAGAGGTAAGTGCTGGATTCTTCTTATACAATCAGACCCTTTCCAAGCAACCTgttatatagaaaaaatttgaaaaaaaaagtcatAACGGAAATCATCGAGAAATTATTAACATGGTAGATGAATAATTATAacataaaaatattgtaaaagTACAGATTATATGCGTTAATTGATGCGATATAAGCAAGCTTAATGATGTAATTGGGGAAAAAAGTCCTTTTGATTATCTTCTCTTGCCGATTTTGCCCTTTGTATTGGCCTTTTTGTTGGCCTTAGCCTTTGCAGATGCTGCGGCCAATTGTTCTTTTGTCTTTGGTACAGCTTTAAAGAATCCATCAAGTCTCCCTTGGACACCTGATTTGAGACCCTTCTGTAATCTTTTAATACCTGATTTGACTCTTTCTTCGCTGAAACCTTTATCTTTACAAAGATAATCAATTAATTCTTGTTCCTTTGGTGGATTCCACTTCAAAGTGATGTCATTACCATTGATGACATCTGGCTTTAAAAATAGTTCTCTAGCCTCTTTGTATGGCCAATTTTCCGGTATCTTCCATTTGGTCTTTGTATCACCACTATCGATGTATTCGACAATTTTTTCTAGAGAGCCATGttcttttatcaattttaaagcTGTGACGGGACCTACACCTCTGATACTTTCACAGTAATCACAACCTAACATGATACCAAGATCGATAAACTGCTCTAAAGTCAAATCCATGCTTTGTAGAACAATTTCTGTATTAATTTCCTGGATGGGTTCTTTCTTAGCTTCGGAGAAAGTCAAATGTCTTACCAGGTAAGGTGTTCTATAACATAGTGTATCCATATCCTCACTTGCAGCAGCATAGACTTTACCAACTTTTGCTAATTCAGCGCATTGAGCCTCAGCTTCACATGGAGCATTGACGTAAGGAATCCCCATtaattctaataattttttggcTTCATCGTTGTGTTCTTTGGAAACTTTAACTAGTCTTCTCTCATgtttaatcttttcagcGATATCGGTAGCttcatccaattttttagtcgtttcttctcttcttgcGGTTCTTTTACTTAATTCATGAGATTTCAAAACTGGTGGTTTACCGTCAAAGACATAACATGGTTTAATACCGTTATCAATCATTCTTAAAGTTCTATAGAACATCCCCATTAAATGGGAAGTAGTTTCACCGGAGTCAGTAGCGAGCTGACCACCATCCTGTTGTCTGACGGCAATAAGAAACTGGTAAAGGGACATTGACGCATCGATGGCGACTTTACGACCGAAGAAAGCCTTGATATCACTTCTACGAGTGGCTAATGGAGCATTTTCTGATATAAGAGCAGTGAGACCTTTAATACCcatgataaatttgatgtGTTATGGAGGATTTGTTCAAGATTTTGAGAGTGATGAGATTTGGGATGTTAATAAATgttaataatttcaaaacgCGTCAAGAAAAGGAACGCTTTACGTGTAGCGAAGAGTGAAGACCGGCATGGGCATATTAGAAATTGTATAGAGTGTAGAGGGATGTGGGTGTGGATGAAGTAGTAGAGGCCACGATGAGATCATTAATCATTTGAGAGAGAGTTGCTGCTGTAGAACTTTTGCCAAGCAcgctttttcttttgttatGGAGTTTTCTATCTATACTTAGAGCAATTTCTGTGTGCACGCTCTGTGACAAGGTCGAGCGTACAACGTTCTACATCAAAGCTCTAACTACCTTACTTTACTGTAGTTGGCTATCATCTATGGCGGTTATACCATTTACAGAGAGATATAAACGTCTCCTGGAGAGATCAACTGGAGAGGGGAGCGCTTTGCAATCGACCACACTAGATGCTTAAGAAACGCACAGCATGTGTCATTTTTTGCCACAAGCTGTGGCATTTTCTCCTGCAAATTCCACAATTCCATTGCCACAAATAATGCACCACAAAAACTTACCCGACCCGTCGCGCAGATTTATTACCCTCATATCACCGTCGAATACGATATTCTCAACCCAGTCACCACATACAGacagaataaaaaaaaatttttttcttttttttttttcttccacCGCAGAAACATTTGATATCCCATCTAACGAATATTTGATGCATCTTAATAtcactttcaaagaaacGTCTAACAGGATAACTGAATCTCAATCGGTAAAGACGGTGCAAAACTCTCCATAGTTAATAAAAGTTAGTACAAAAtgacaacaacaacaacaacaaattaCTACGAGTATAAACATCCAATAATTAATTTGGAactttcatcaaatgaTAGTTCCGTGGAGCCCAAGAAATTCGATACTCTAGATGATTGGTACAATGTTATTAATGATTACGAATATCAGGCTCGTTGTCccattattttgaaaaattctcaTCGTAATAAACATTTCACTTTTGCCTGCCATTTGAAAGGCTGTCCCTTCAAAGTATTACTAAGTTACTGTGGGAATTCCGTACCAAGATCAACAAACATTACCACAACTTCATCAACAACAAATACGGTTACTAATGACGATCAAGCACAATCCACCGCAAATTCTGTAGTGGATGACTCTTTGAAGCAACACAATACGGCTAAGGATGATGTCACAGACGAATTGATGAACGTTAACGATAATGATGCCAATGTGACCGCAGCAATCGAAGCCGCAGTCGCTGCTGTACAGACAGTTTCTCATAccaatgatgatgatgatgacgacgaTGATGTTAAACTGCCAAACCATACTAAGATTACCGTGCTGGAGACACTACCAGATTTGAAAAGTCACGTCAATTCTCAATCAAAccataataatatttccGGTCCCTTCATTGTCACCAAAATTGAACCATACCATAGCCATTCATTAGAGGAGAATTTATCACTTGATAAATTCGTATTAACAAAAATCCCCAAGATTCTACAAATcgatttaaattttgatgaaacttTAGAAATCTTGTATAGAAAAGGTAATAACACtttaaacaaatttaaaGTCGTTCAGTTCGTCGAGGATTCCGGTCTATTagatattatcaaatcaagATATAATCTCATGGATGAAGATATCactaaaaaattcatctcTCTAATCTCAAGACGTGTCACAACTTACAAAGCAAGATTCGTgctaaaaaagaaaagaatcGGTGAATACAAGATGAGTCCTGGTCCATCTGATATTCCTGTATCGAATGAACCAACAGACGTCCTAGAAGAGCACAACAAATTGAACAGTAAGCCGGGCTTGACCGGACCTAAATCATTACATCCACCTATCGACAATACCGACATTACCAACAATAATGCTAACCCTGATGATAAAGATTTGACAGCAACTGCACAAGCAGCTATCGGTGATTTGAAGCGTAGAATTCAAGAATctgaatcaaataatgtCGATGTGGAAGATAATCTGGAAGATTACTCTCAAAAACGTCATAAGGCAATAGATGACAGTCCCCTCGTTCACCTTGATGATATACAAAATGACGACAAATTACCACATGATGTCGCAGAACAACTGAGATTGTTATCATCACATTTCAAGGACGTGGAAACCGCATCTaataaagatgatgatgaagatgatgaaaataaacatGATGTCGAAGTAGATATTCCAGATGAAAACATTCAACCTGAATTGAGAGGCCAGtaattaaaaataacaCGTTTTATATAACTTctcatatataaaaatttaacGTATGTCGTCtgtatcaaaatattattcaaataagctcttttttctgtatatgatatttatacaaggtcctcttttttttgaaagggCCATCCTTATAGAACATGAAATTACACTTACGTGCAAAAACCGGTAAGAACCATGTTCATGCTGCGGTATGGCTCTAGACTTCCAGGATTGGCACTCTCTAGGTGTCCAAGATTAGCCGTTGCAACCATACGTTCACTACAATATTCTACAACTGATATCGATGACAGTACCGTCGTTCCATGGTATCTACGGAtagtagaagaagaaaagaagttaAATCATACTTTACTACCCAGTCAAGAACATGAAATTACGTTCCCACCAAATACAACCGAGTCATTACGAGATATCTGTaaatttcttcaagatgATCTCTATCTATCTgacatcaaaatatttgatttgcaaagaaataaagatattccaataaagaaaatttgtcAAACTGTTATATTGgcaacttcaaaatcagtGAAACATGCACAGTTCGCTTCCATGCAGCTAAACAAGTTAATCAAGTCGCAATTCAAAGTGGTCCCTCATATTGAGGGTTGTAATACTAAAAATATCActaatatcaaaaaatatagatCAAAAAAGAGAAGTATGGAAAACTCAATAAATGCTGATGAAGCATGGATACTCATGGATTTGCATGTCGAAAGTGTCTTCCTTAATATTATGACaccaaagaaaagatcaGAACTGAATCTCGAGGAACTTTATGACCCAgaatataagaaaattgtCTCACTCCAAAATGATGAGCCTATTGCTATTGATCATGAAGATAATATATTAATTGGTCTAAGAAATTTGGCTCgacaaagaaagagaaattatTCTACAATATCAGCGTCAAAAGAATTCGTTTCATTGTTAAGAACCCAAGATTTCccaaaaatcaataattaCCTGACAAGATTCAAACCAATTAATACTCTGGACCCTCTTAAGTCAATTGTCTCTACTCTCTCTAATATGCAACAAGACACTTCAGTCgacattgaaaattggaaaatggTATTTGACAGCTTTTGGCCTTTGGTGGTGATAAGCCCAGATTTCTGGCAATTAAGATTCAAGTTTCTCACTTTACTGAACGTTGCAAATCCTGAAATTTATCACTGTCGAAGATTCTTCAAtgattatttcaaattaaaaGCTTACATGGGCTGCGaactaatgaaaaatgaaatcatcTCGTTTCTGAATGTCCTAGTGGAAAACAAGGCTATAGCAGGAATGACAGCTACAAACGAAATTGTTTCAGACCTTCTATATCTTATGGAAAAAACTAATCTAGAccaatcaataatttttgacaCTGAAATAATCCGTCCACTGTTGCATTCCACTATAAAGAAAGATGGAACGggctcttcttcattttatGAGGTAGTTTATTTCATGACAGATACACGTGGAGGTTTTTTAACGTCAAAAACCCTTCTGTGTGTTTTAGAAATGTTATTAGAAACACGGAattatgatattttcttcgaaACTTGGGTCAAATGCATTCCACTCTTTTCTCACAATTGTGCTCTTTGGGAAAGTTTTATAAAGCTTGTGGTAGCTTCtaatgatttgaaagtgatggaaaaaatgataattgATAatcatttattattattaaagaGAAATAATGTATCTCTTACACAGTCCCTAAAATTACAAATTCACCGATTATTCGAAGCTGTTGACCAGAAAGATACGAAATTTACTGACTTTAAAAATTATATGCTTGATTTGGATAGTCATCGGAACTCGATATAGCAATTAAAGATACCTATGTCCAAAATGGCGAGATATTCGAGTCTTCGTTATTATTCAACTCATAGTTTTATGCCAAGATACGAATTTCCCAAGTATACTCTAGTCTTATCAGATTACAAGGGACATCAAGCAAAAGCAATGTCTAAAATTGAACAGCTGGCACCTCAACTAAACATGGTTCTTGAACTGAGAGATATTAGGGCACCTCTGTCTACTCGAAATATTCTATTTGATAAGCTTTTGATGAGTAAGAAATACATGATCAAAAGGCTTATCATATACACAAAAAAGGATTTGATGggaaaagatgaaatatatttcaataaattgaaaacatgGCATGAAGAAGCTAATGAAAGTTTCATTACAATTGAtacaagaaattcaaatgatataaaaaatatcatGAAAATTATCAAGTGGGAAAGTTCTGCTCATAATATGCCTTTACCGATGGGATATCGTGTTCTTGTTAGTGGTATGCCAAATGTGGGAAAGTCAACTTTGATTAATTCCTTAAGATCTTTCAGTTTATCAACGAAGGgaaacaaaatgaaaaaagcCTGTAGAACAGGCAATG is part of the Kazachstania africana CBS 2517 chromosome 1, complete genome genome and encodes:
- the SRT1 gene encoding ditrans,polycis-polyprenyl diphosphate synthase (similar to Saccharomyces cerevisiae SRT1 (YMR101C); ancestral locus Anc_2.452), which gives rise to MLLMKLYNGPLLTAYEFAIELYESMRFHIALRTQKLRRSLKSNCVIKAINEMIEAVLTDIISVGPVPYHVSFIMDGNRRFAKSSNLSLQRGHEAGGLTLLHLVYICKKLGVKCVSAYAFSIENFNRPKKEVDTLMQLFSEKLDEFTTRSADPNSPLYGSCLKVVGDRDLLSDDIKKKVSRAEELTKSEKGFTLIVCFPYTSRNDIYHTIYSSISQVQNNKIKTDDITVRTFTESMYLKEYADKCDILIRTSGQKRLSDYMLWQSHENSTIEFCDTLWPDFTFSMIYTLMLRWSYFTTIQNYNRVQFSLRQELSNKLKIFNRKKKIPIESFPEPPVAVTVSGKE
- the MUB1 gene encoding MYND-type zinc finger protein MUB1 (similar to Saccharomyces cerevisiae MUB1 (YMR100W); ancestral locus Anc_2.454) codes for the protein MRKFTSYSITQNRPIPTVASTVYNRKALDTNSNIPLINTLNNLTYLISNSSKIRETVANDGALERLVAILHDCHLNLHESLDIDTRAISSHKREQQLFSQKKIALNAWKWTLAFQCLVLTGTRGTEAIRAQVVSSGILPILATILDNFLIYHGNYDFFTDSYYKYGFQSLTLKTGFEMFRKHDEDYMAYLAFLLGNDSLSLSDDVSFKNEDFFKPAMMVPSNYEMIWKRYAKYHGSAKNPRPTDGTYNSDDDTCFSEDITDPVKIKSPREFYLGKLIPHQDDVVWSLQLLAFISKYTYMKKQLQKVELVKSLSFRPILTRIENRVNETPNESKPKLENYLATNKRPKLNTEPKAKVTTEDPFMVELQSVASKCRNMTEKHKTSRRCSIQDPFQNFNIISYELAESELKSKQEINYENYKKYYQYKNFVKELDDRTWNNITSKKNLNIFPLVEKFTYPKYNINDIMYWSSVIMRNSCRKDEFTGVRQCANFSCGKWEEYPRQFAKCRRCKRTKYCSRKCQLESWQFHRYWCHEVTSSTRTSITGTETNTPNNARNVDIEPTMGLSTTDETVDEGPPMDSGPFSDMPHNMPNESTETNLINEDVDSNTANTPEPQILQEIRDITDRLNTVLDVSPEMTISNTNTAFSQRDSDNPNLLSDLTDDRSA
- the KAFR0A00630 gene encoding glucose-6-phosphate 1-epimerase (similar to Saccharomyces cerevisiae YMR099C; ancestral locus Anc_2.456) yields the protein MAIEETETQVILSHPSDSSTNVTILKYGATVFSWKLYGQEQLWLSTAAKLDGSKPVRGGIPLVFPVFGKNESDPLLSKLPQHGLARNSTWEFLGQVKSNPPTVQFGLNPKLSNPEMTKLWSEDFNLILTVELGSDYLKTEIEVENLSSSKELKFNWLFHTYLKIPDIEDTMISNLVGMKLYDQLLKESFVDKHPCVTFHGEKDVIYQNVEADRVIQVVNQGKPVHTVKRVNLPDSVVWNPWIEKSGGMGDFEPKTGYKEMVCVEPGHVHDFVVLSPGEKWTAAQILSKDELKYQAIQ
- the RAD27 gene encoding multifunctional nuclease RAD27 (similar to Saccharomyces cerevisiae RAD27 (YKL113C); ancestral locus Anc_2.459), with product MGIKGLTALISENAPLATRRSDIKAFFGRKVAIDASMSLYQFLIAVRQQDGGQLATDSGETTSHLMGMFYRTLRMIDNGIKPCYVFDGKPPVLKSHELSKRTARREETTKKLDEATDIAEKIKHERRLVKVSKEHNDEAKKLLELMGIPYVNAPCEAEAQCAELAKVGKVYAAASEDMDTLCYRTPYLVRHLTFSEAKKEPIQEINTEIVLQSMDLTLEQFIDLGIMLGCDYCESIRGVGPVTALKLIKEHGSLEKIVEYIDSGDTKTKWKIPENWPYKEARELFLKPDVINGNDITLKWNPPKEQELIDYLCKDKGFSEERVKSGIKRLQKGLKSGVQGRLDGFFKAVPKTKEQLAAASAKAKANKKANTKGKIGKRR
- the ABF1 gene encoding DNA-binding protein ABF1 (similar to Saccharomyces cerevisiae ABF1 (YKL112W); ancestral locus Anc_2.460), translating into MTTTTTTNYYEYKHPIINLELSSNDSSVEPKKFDTLDDWYNVINDYEYQARCPIILKNSHRNKHFTFACHLKGCPFKVLLSYCGNSVPRSTNITTTSSTTNTVTNDDQAQSTANSVVDDSLKQHNTAKDDVTDELMNVNDNDANVTAAIEAAVAAVQTVSHTNDDDDDDDDVKLPNHTKITVLETLPDLKSHVNSQSNHNNISGPFIVTKIEPYHSHSLEENLSLDKFVLTKIPKILQIDLNFDETLEILYRKGNNTLNKFKVVQFVEDSGLLDIIKSRYNLMDEDITKKFISLISRRVTTYKARFVLKKKRIGEYKMSPGPSDIPVSNEPTDVLEEHNKLNSKPGLTGPKSLHPPIDNTDITNNNANPDDKDLTATAQAAIGDLKRRIQESESNNVDVEDNLEDYSQKRHKAIDDSPLVHLDDIQNDDKLPHDVAEQLRLLSSHFKDVETASNKDDDEDDENKHDVEVDIPDENIQPELRGQ
- the ATP25 gene encoding Atp25p (similar to Saccharomyces cerevisiae YMR098C; ancestral locus Anc_2.461), whose amino-acid sequence is MFMLRYGSRLPGLALSRCPRLAVATIRSLQYSTTDIDDSTVVPWYLRIVEEEKKLNHTLLPSQEHEITFPPNTTESLRDICKFLQDDLYLSDIKIFDLQRNKDIPIKKICQTVILATSKSVKHAQFASMQLNKLIKSQFKVVPHIEGCNTKNITNIKKYRSKKRSMENSINADEAWILMDLHVESVFLNIMTPKKRSELNLEELYDPEYKKIVSLQNDEPIAIDHEDNILIGLRNLARQRKRNYSTISASKEFVSLLRTQDFPKINNYLTRFKPINTLDPLKSIVSTLSNMQQDTSVDIENWKMVFDSFWPLVVISPDFWQLRFKFLTLLNVANPEIYHCRRFFNDYFKLKAYMGCELMKNEIISFLNVLVENKAIAGMTATNEIVSDLLYLMEKTNLDQSIIFDTEIIRPLLHSTIKKDGTGSSSFYEVVYFMTDTRGGFLTSKTLLCVLEMLLETRNYDIFFETWVKCIPLFSHNCALWESFIKLVVASNDLKVMEKMIIDNHLLLLKRNNVSLTQSLKLQIHRLFEAVDQKDTKFTDFKNYMLDLDSHRNSI